The following are encoded in a window of bacterium SCSIO 12643 genomic DNA:
- a CDS encoding DUF4476 domain-containing protein — protein MIFVSYIGHSQESKVVFFTHKLGNFYLYIDDHLVNRIPMSQVQYPGQPKSSIHYKIVFQNRELMPLKGELYIKNDKTHIQVIYYKNEQVLIYNFHKVKIGKYKPGYVGPVIPQNDTYQGRYGCVHLLSDVEFEKYLNQIRKEHHTQAKTTLIQQLIKNHCISVFQLKQILLTLPKKNDQIEIVKFAWAYIYDQENYKTLHPMFPNEFMNILEYVHVNQ, from the coding sequence ATGATTTTTGTCAGTTATATCGGACATTCTCAAGAATCCAAAGTCGTTTTTTTCACCCATAAATTGGGTAACTTTTACTTGTACATTGATGATCATTTGGTTAACCGTATTCCCATGTCTCAGGTTCAATATCCCGGGCAGCCAAAATCCAGTATCCATTACAAAATAGTTTTTCAAAATCGTGAACTCATGCCGCTCAAGGGTGAGTTATATATCAAAAATGATAAAACCCATATTCAAGTTATTTATTATAAAAATGAACAGGTTCTCATCTACAATTTTCATAAAGTGAAAATTGGGAAATACAAACCGGGCTATGTTGGACCGGTTATACCTCAGAATGATACTTATCAAGGTCGATATGGGTGTGTTCATTTACTCTCTGACGTTGAGTTTGAAAAATACCTTAATCAAATACGTAAAGAGCATCATACACAGGCTAAAACTACTTTGATCCAACAACTGATAAAAAACCATTGTATCTCTGTATTCCAGCTTAAACAGATTCTTCTTACACTTCCTAAAAAAAACGATCAAATCGAAATTGTAAAGTTTGCATGGGCCTATATATATGATCAGGAAAATTACAAGACACTTCATCCTATGTTTCCTAATGAATTCATGAATATTTTAGAATATGTTCATGTGAATCAATAA
- a CDS encoding saccharopine dehydrogenase NADP-binding domain-containing protein, with translation MRKIALLGAGRSSSSLIKYLVDNAESQDLFITIADREIGHISDIVGDSERVEEIVFDVFDDASRTKMVQDSDLIISMLPARFHIVVAKDCVKYKKNMVTASYITEEMKALDQEAKDAGIILLNEMGVDPGIDHMSAMRVIDQLRDAGANFLQFESFTGGLVAPESDNNPWGYKFTWNPRNVVVAGQGGAVKFIQEGRYKFIPYHMLFRRTEMMDVEGYGSFEGYANRDSLSYRGLYGLEDIPTMYRGTLRRPGFCRAWDVFVKLGLTDDTYVLEDSENLTHRSFVNKYLAYNHSDSVELKLMHYLKIDQDSDIMDKLKWLGLFTEEKVGLKNATPAQVLQHILMKKWTLDPDDKDMIVMVHKFGYELDGKRELITSSMVSIGEDQTYTSMAKTVGLPVGIGALMVLNGTINKTGVQLPVTPDIYNPVLDELEKYDITFSESKGAYIGYVN, from the coding sequence ATGAGAAAAATAGCATTATTAGGCGCAGGAAGATCTTCAAGTTCATTGATTAAATATTTAGTGGATAACGCAGAAAGTCAAGATTTATTTATAACGATTGCGGATAGAGAGATTGGTCATATTTCAGATATAGTTGGTGATAGTGAAAGAGTGGAAGAAATAGTTTTTGATGTTTTTGATGATGCATCGAGAACCAAAATGGTGCAGGATTCTGATTTGATTATTTCTATGTTGCCAGCACGCTTTCATATTGTGGTTGCAAAAGACTGTGTGAAATATAAAAAGAACATGGTAACCGCTTCATATATTACAGAGGAAATGAAGGCATTGGATCAGGAGGCAAAAGATGCAGGAATCATTTTATTGAATGAAATGGGAGTTGATCCAGGAATTGATCATATGTCGGCTATGCGTGTAATAGATCAATTAAGAGATGCTGGTGCAAATTTTTTACAATTTGAGTCGTTCACAGGGGGGCTGGTTGCACCTGAGAGTGATAATAACCCGTGGGGATATAAGTTTACCTGGAACCCTAGAAACGTGGTCGTAGCCGGACAAGGTGGAGCTGTTAAGTTTATTCAGGAAGGTCGATATAAGTTCATTCCATACCATATGTTATTTAGACGAACTGAAATGATGGATGTGGAAGGTTATGGTTCATTTGAGGGTTATGCAAATAGAGATTCATTATCTTACAGAGGGTTATATGGGTTAGAAGATATTCCAACGATGTATCGTGGTACTTTAAGAAGACCCGGGTTTTGTAGAGCCTGGGACGTATTTGTGAAATTGGGACTGACAGATGATACATATGTTTTGGAAGATAGTGAGAACCTTACGCATAGATCTTTCGTAAATAAATATCTGGCATACAACCACAGTGATTCGGTTGAGTTGAAGTTGATGCATTATTTAAAAATCGATCAGGATTCTGATATTATGGATAAACTAAAATGGTTAGGTCTGTTTACTGAAGAAAAAGTCGGATTAAAAAATGCGACTCCAGCTCAGGTATTGCAACATATTTTGATGAAAAAATGGACTTTGGATCCGGACGATAAAGATATGATTGTGATGGTGCATAAGTTTGGTTATGAATTGGATGGCAAAAGAGAATTAATCACCTCATCGATGGTCTCTATAGGAGAAGATCAAACATATACTTCAATGGCTAAAACGGTAGGTCTCCCAGTTGGAATCGGGGCATTGATGGTATTGAATGGAACAATTAATAAAACAGGAGTTCAACTCCCTGTAACACCAGATATTTATAATCCTGTATTGGATGAATTAGAAAAATATGATATTACTTTTTCAGAATCAAAAGGAGCGTATATCGGGTATGTAAATTGA
- a CDS encoding cytochrome-c peroxidase: MISCKHDPVITVTPKEIKNPTPYNLELPKGFPPMDIPEDNPLTVEGVELGRKLFYDERLSGNNTQSCSSCHMPEYSYADSNDFSLGIDGLKGKRSAMAIVNVGYNIASFWDGRAKTLEDQALLPVVDPLEMNATWPDVLEKLNADQEYRDLFKIAFNVDVIDSLDVAKAIAQFERTMVSGNSKFDKYVNGELLLDPDESRGFQLFNSEAGDCRHCHGTVLFMGFEMVNNGLDEVILDNGYGNVTGDPLDIGKFRPPTLRNIALTAPYMRDGRFETLEEVIEFYNSGVHQNSPNLSIDMKKKNRTDNGGSLILTAQQKADLLAFLKTLTDEEFLMNKKFQDPDK, encoded by the coding sequence ATGATATCATGTAAGCATGATCCGGTAATAACTGTAACACCAAAAGAGATTAAGAATCCAACGCCATATAATTTGGAATTACCCAAAGGATTTCCTCCAATGGATATCCCTGAAGACAATCCTTTGACCGTTGAAGGAGTAGAACTGGGAAGAAAACTATTTTATGATGAACGTTTATCCGGTAATAATACGCAATCATGTTCTAGTTGTCATATGCCGGAATATAGTTATGCAGACTCCAATGACTTTAGTTTGGGCATTGATGGATTAAAAGGGAAAAGAAGTGCAATGGCTATTGTGAATGTAGGATATAACATAGCTTCATTTTGGGACGGTAGAGCAAAAACACTCGAAGATCAGGCTTTGTTACCTGTGGTTGACCCATTAGAGATGAATGCAACGTGGCCAGATGTCCTGGAAAAATTGAATGCAGATCAGGAGTATCGAGATTTGTTTAAAATAGCTTTTAACGTAGATGTCATTGATTCTTTGGATGTGGCTAAAGCCATCGCACAGTTTGAACGTACTATGGTTTCTGGAAACTCCAAATTCGATAAATATGTAAACGGAGAATTGTTATTAGATCCTGATGAATCAAGAGGGTTTCAATTATTTAATTCAGAAGCGGGGGACTGTCGTCATTGCCACGGCACAGTTTTATTTATGGGGTTTGAGATGGTCAATAATGGATTGGATGAAGTTATATTGGATAATGGATATGGAAATGTGACAGGAGATCCATTAGATATTGGAAAGTTTAGACCTCCAACATTACGTAATATTGCTCTTACTGCACCATATATGCGCGATGGAAGATTTGAAACACTGGAAGAAGTCATTGAGTTCTATAATTCTGGAGTTCATCAAAACTCTCCCAATTTATCTATAGACATGAAAAAGAAAAATAGAACAGATAACGGAGGGAGTTTAATCTTGACCGCACAGCAAAAGGCAGATTTATTGGCTTTTCTAAAAACACTGACGGACGAGGAATTCCTAATGAATAAGAAGTTTCAGGACCCGGATAAATAA
- a CDS encoding fibronectin type III domain-containing protein, with product MKKFKLLGVLMGLLLTGQFAFSQAGSTFSNPQVVSALPFVAVGDSTCGYGDNYDTGDISCTGNYLDGDEKIYSFTPSSNISNFNVELTNIATSWSGIFITDDSTTSGNCLGNVGSSGTSTRGVYGVSLTAGTTYYILVSTWATPQCITSYDINMYSISCPEPTALTVTGITTSTAQLGWTEAGSATLWQYEYDTAGFTQGTGTIDTTSSNPYTATSLTSATDYEFYVRAVCGAGDTSDWAGPFSFVTSCNPTVAPMTESFDGNSTPTCWSQTAVTGGPWVFSGSPDYGASSATDHTGNGGSFAWMDQSSSDEAVSLIMNDVDVSALTTAYLKFYYYVNNVDNNDTNDLIIEAWNGSAWAQVDSLHVNNGGWTPYWYDLSSFTYGSNLVKIRFRAESGGGTGDYYQDQLLDDVSVMEMPSCFEPSALTLDNMTYSSATMSWTENGSATLWQFEYDTAGFTQGTGNMDTTSMNPGTITGLTQLTDYNVYVRAICGAGDTSIWAGPISFSTPPSCPAPDTLEATDITLTTANLNWSEMGSATLWQYEYDTTGFTQGTGTMDTTSMNPASITGLTPEKFYQFYVRAICGAGDTSTWTGPVSFYTGYCVPNPSSVDGDGITNVSMDTVNNTTGAEPGNYGNYTNLIANAQQQTNLAIDITLATGYTYNMWAFVDWNNDLDFDDAGEHVYLGESTNANPTVYSAVLPIPSTATLGQHRLRLGGSDSGLGSTAPSDPCYTGSYASFEDYTLNVLPPPSCFAPDSLDVTAVTNSTATLTWTQIGSPASWQIEWDTAGFTPGTGTITPASSNPFTLTNLDANENYEFYVRAICGPADSSVWSGMMSFSTAIDTIMTFPYINDLESGLGLYMGLRDSAQSYAGVDTVADNASTYGVLLTGKTSTGWSGGSTSTTETQAFVNNSSHISGIDMIVDATSLTSLELQYDLKQTYTYGNKYSWTRVLVNGTQVGLSVNPTTDDNDPFVTMSVDLSSYAGTSFSLSIEHSGKYDVANGTGGRGDDAYVDNVKLFVPLTATAVVDSNVTCNGMSNGGATVTATNGVMPYIYLWSNSATTASITGVTAGTYDVTVSDAAGDSVMTSVTITEPGQVVVSLGNDTSICVNDLLTLDAGAGFSSYLWDNGATTQTRIVNSTMAASNAYSVIVTDANGCNGYDTVNVDVNAPMMPNLGNDTTICYDATLVLDAGAGFNSYLWDDASTLQTRDVVGATVGSAVHTMYVATTDANMCTGTDTIIVTVDAEITVDLGNDTTVCSGTTFDLDAGAGYASYLWDDLSTLQTRTVATNAAGATNYSVIVTTTAGCIGTSTIEVTGRAPVVVDLGPDTTIGWWGADTTYTLDAGAGFASYLWSDNVTTTQTFVVNKDNMGLIGVVVTDANGCIGTDTVRVDFLLSVPSFDVSTLKMYPNPASDLINIEMSNFNNVDEVNVKFISITGEVVLRRQINVNAGAYQETFDVSHLATGTYFVQFEAKGEVVTRKFVIK from the coding sequence ATGAAAAAATTTAAACTCTTAGGGGTTCTTATGGGACTTCTATTAACCGGTCAGTTTGCTTTTTCGCAAGCAGGATCGACATTTAGCAATCCTCAGGTAGTGAGTGCCTTGCCTTTTGTGGCTGTAGGTGATTCAACTTGTGGCTATGGTGATAATTATGATACGGGTGATATTTCGTGTACAGGAAATTATCTTGACGGTGATGAAAAGATTTACAGTTTCACACCTAGTTCTAATATCTCCAATTTTAACGTTGAGTTAACCAATATTGCAACTTCATGGTCAGGTATATTTATTACTGATGATTCTACAACTTCAGGAAACTGTTTAGGTAATGTAGGATCAAGTGGGACCTCCACCAGAGGAGTGTACGGTGTGTCTTTAACAGCAGGAACTACATATTATATTTTGGTATCTACTTGGGCAACACCACAATGTATTACTTCATATGACATTAATATGTACTCCATTTCATGTCCTGAACCAACAGCTTTAACTGTAACAGGTATTACAACTTCAACGGCTCAATTGGGTTGGACAGAAGCGGGTTCTGCAACATTATGGCAATATGAATATGATACTGCAGGGTTTACTCAAGGAACTGGTACTATTGATACGACTTCTTCAAACCCATATACAGCAACATCTCTTACTTCTGCAACAGATTATGAGTTTTATGTAAGAGCGGTTTGTGGTGCTGGTGATACGTCAGATTGGGCAGGTCCTTTTTCTTTTGTGACTTCTTGTAACCCTACTGTAGCACCAATGACAGAATCATTTGATGGAAATTCAACTCCAACATGTTGGTCTCAGACTGCTGTAACTGGAGGACCTTGGGTTTTCTCTGGTTCACCAGATTATGGTGCATCTTCAGCTACTGATCATACTGGAAATGGAGGGAGTTTTGCATGGATGGATCAATCTAGTTCGGATGAAGCTGTATCATTAATTATGAATGATGTTGATGTGAGTGCATTAACTACTGCTTATTTGAAGTTTTATTATTACGTGAATAATGTAGATAATAATGATACAAATGACTTGATTATTGAAGCATGGAATGGATCTGCTTGGGCGCAAGTTGATTCTCTTCATGTAAATAATGGTGGTTGGACGCCTTATTGGTATGATTTATCTTCATTCACTTATGGTTCTAACCTTGTTAAAATTAGATTTAGAGCTGAATCAGGTGGTGGTACAGGTGATTATTACCAGGATCAACTTTTAGATGATGTTTCTGTAATGGAAATGCCATCATGTTTTGAGCCTTCTGCTTTAACATTAGATAACATGACATATTCATCTGCGACAATGTCATGGACTGAAAATGGTTCTGCCACCTTATGGCAGTTTGAGTATGATACTGCTGGATTTACTCAGGGTACAGGGAACATGGATACAACATCTATGAACCCAGGAACAATTACTGGTTTAACACAATTGACTGATTATAACGTATATGTAAGAGCAATTTGTGGTGCCGGTGATACTTCGATTTGGGCAGGTCCAATTAGTTTCTCAACTCCACCTTCTTGTCCAGCTCCGGATACTTTAGAGGCTACGGATATTACATTAACAACTGCAAATTTAAACTGGTCAGAAATGGGATCAGCAACATTATGGCAGTATGAGTATGATACAACTGGATTTACTCAAGGTACAGGAACAATGGATACAACGTCAATGAATCCTGCATCAATTACAGGTTTAACTCCGGAAAAATTCTATCAATTCTATGTGCGTGCGATTTGTGGCGCAGGTGATACTTCTACCTGGACAGGACCGGTTTCTTTTTATACCGGATATTGTGTTCCAAATCCAAGTAGCGTTGATGGTGATGGGATAACAAATGTTTCTATGGATACAGTAAATAATACCACAGGTGCTGAACCAGGAAATTATGGAAACTATACCAACTTAATTGCAAATGCGCAACAACAAACTAACCTGGCGATTGATATTACGTTAGCTACTGGTTATACTTATAACATGTGGGCGTTTGTAGACTGGAATAATGATTTGGATTTTGATGACGCTGGTGAGCATGTTTATTTAGGTGAATCTACAAATGCAAACCCAACTGTTTACAGTGCAGTACTACCAATTCCAAGTACCGCTACTTTAGGTCAACATAGATTAAGATTAGGTGGTTCTGATAGTGGCCTTGGCTCAACTGCTCCATCTGATCCATGTTATACAGGATCTTATGCTTCGTTTGAGGATTATACATTAAATGTATTACCTCCTCCATCTTGTTTTGCTCCGGATTCTCTTGATGTTACTGCTGTAACTAATTCAACAGCAACATTAACTTGGACACAAATCGGATCTCCTGCATCATGGCAAATTGAATGGGATACAGCTGGTTTTACTCCTGGAACAGGAACTATCACTCCGGCTTCATCAAATCCATTTACATTGACTAACTTAGATGCAAATGAAAACTACGAGTTTTATGTAAGAGCAATTTGTGGCCCTGCAGATTCTTCTGTGTGGTCTGGTATGATGAGTTTCTCAACTGCAATCGATACTATTATGACTTTCCCATACATCAATGATTTAGAATCAGGTTTAGGATTGTATATGGGATTAAGAGACTCTGCACAGTCTTATGCTGGTGTAGATACTGTAGCTGATAATGCGAGTACTTATGGGGTATTATTAACTGGTAAGACATCAACTGGTTGGTCAGGTGGTAGTACATCTACTACTGAAACGCAAGCGTTTGTAAATAACTCTTCACATATCTCTGGTATTGATATGATTGTGGATGCAACTTCATTAACATCATTGGAATTACAGTATGATTTAAAACAAACATATACTTATGGAAATAAGTATTCATGGACTCGTGTTTTAGTAAATGGAACTCAAGTAGGTTTAAGTGTAAACCCAACTACTGATGATAATGATCCATTTGTGACTATGTCTGTTGATTTATCCTCTTATGCTGGAACATCATTTAGTCTTTCCATTGAGCACTCAGGTAAATATGATGTAGCAAATGGAACTGGTGGAAGAGGTGATGATGCTTATGTTGATAATGTAAAACTATTTGTACCTCTAACTGCAACTGCTGTGGTGGATAGTAATGTTACATGTAACGGAATGTCAAATGGTGGTGCCACTGTAACGGCTACTAATGGTGTGATGCCATATATTTACTTATGGAGTAACTCTGCAACTACAGCTTCAATTACTGGTGTAACTGCTGGTACTTATGATGTAACTGTATCTGATGCTGCAGGTGATAGTGTGATGACTTCTGTAACTATTACTGAGCCAGGACAAGTTGTTGTTTCTTTAGGAAACGACACCAGTATTTGTGTGAATGATTTACTGACTCTTGATGCAGGAGCTGGTTTCTCTTCATACTTATGGGATAACGGTGCAACTACGCAAACTAGAATTGTAAACAGTACAATGGCTGCTTCAAATGCTTATTCTGTTATAGTGACAGATGCAAATGGATGTAACGGTTACGATACAGTAAATGTGGATGTGAATGCACCAATGATGCCTAACTTAGGTAATGATACAACCATCTGTTACGATGCTACGTTAGTATTGGATGCAGGAGCTGGTTTCAACTCTTATTTATGGGATGATGCTTCTACATTACAAACTAGAGATGTAGTTGGAGCAACTGTAGGTTCTGCTGTTCATACAATGTATGTAGCAACAACTGATGCAAACATGTGTACAGGTACGGATACTATTATTGTAACTGTTGATGCTGAAATCACTGTAGATTTAGGAAACGATACAACGGTTTGTTCTGGAACTACATTTGACTTAGACGCTGGCGCAGGTTATGCTTCTTACTTATGGGATGATCTTTCTACTTTACAAACCAGAACTGTAGCTACTAATGCTGCTGGAGCAACTAATTATTCTGTAATAGTTACGACAACTGCTGGATGTATTGGAACAAGTACAATCGAAGTAACAGGTAGAGCTCCTGTTGTTGTTGATCTAGGTCCTGACACTACAATTGGCTGGTGGGGAGCTGATACAACTTATACGCTTGATGCTGGTGCTGGATTCGCTTCTTACTTATGGAGTGATAATGTAACTACAACTCAAACTTTTGTTGTGAATAAAGACAACATGGGATTAATTGGAGTTGTTGTAACTGATGCAAATGGATGTATTGGTACGGATACTGTAAGAGTTGACTTCTTATTAAGTGTTCCTTCTTTTGATGTGAGTACTTTGAAAATGTATCCAAACCCAGCTTCTGATCTAATCAATATTGAAATGTCTAACTTTAACAATGTAGACGAAGTAAACGTTAAGTTTATCAGTATTACAGGTGAAGTTGTATTAAGAAGACAAATCAATGTGAATGCTGGAGCATACCAGGAAACATTTGATGTTTCTCATTTAGCTACAGGAACATATTTTGTTCAATTCGAAGCTAAAGGTGAAGTGGTTACACGTAAGTTTGTTATTAAATAA
- a CDS encoding peptidylprolyl isomerase encodes MRIEQNKVVMIHYTLTDKDGNLIDSSEGRDPLAYIQGIGNLIPGLEQELEGKQKGDKFKAVVPPEHAYGKRDESLIRVVPKSGFQGDEEMTIGMQVQIETSEEGMAIATLTKIEGEDVTLDLNHPLADMDLHFDIEVIDIRLAEEDELAHGHVHGPGGHHH; translated from the coding sequence ATGAGAATAGAACAAAACAAAGTGGTAATGATTCATTACACTTTAACAGATAAAGATGGAAATCTTATCGATAGTTCAGAAGGTAGAGATCCTTTAGCATACATTCAGGGTATAGGAAATTTAATTCCCGGATTAGAACAAGAACTTGAAGGCAAGCAAAAAGGGGATAAATTCAAGGCTGTAGTTCCACCAGAGCATGCTTACGGTAAAAGAGATGAATCTTTAATTAGGGTAGTTCCCAAGTCAGGTTTTCAGGGTGATGAAGAAATGACCATTGGTATGCAGGTTCAAATCGAAACCAGCGAAGAAGGTATGGCTATTGCTACTTTAACAAAAATTGAAGGTGAGGATGTGACTTTAGATCTTAATCATCCTTTAGCTGATATGGATTTACATTTCGATATCGAGGTTATAGATATTAGATTAGCGGAAGAAGATGAACTGGCACATGGACACGTACATGGTCCAGGTGGTCATCACCATTAA
- a CDS encoding c-type cytochrome — protein sequence MHLTRYIKYKFILLGVGLLSIASCTHDPVIKPAPPKEATPYNLELPPGFPPMEIPADNPMTVEGVELGRKLFYDIRLSGNNTQSCADCHITEFGYSDSARFSLGIDGLKGKRNAMAVINVGYNIASFWDGRAKTLEEQALMPVTDPLEMHANWPDVLVKLNADQEYRDMFKVAFKVDVIDSLDVAKAIAQFERTMISGNSRFDKYVNGALLLEPNELRGFQVFATERGDCFHCHGTSLLMGFAFENNGLQQTMEDIGYGKVTGLSTDEGKFRPPTLRNIALTAPYMHDSRFTTLEEVVEFYNSGVNQSSPNISPLMLKANRPNGSLNLTAQEKADLVAFLKTLTDEDFINNKSFQDPNK from the coding sequence ATGCATTTGACTCGATATATAAAATATAAATTTATACTCTTAGGGGTTGGATTACTATCTATAGCTTCATGTACACATGATCCAGTGATAAAACCGGCTCCACCAAAAGAGGCTACACCATATAATTTAGAATTACCTCCGGGATTTCCACCAATGGAAATTCCGGCAGATAACCCGATGACCGTTGAAGGTGTTGAGTTGGGAAGAAAGCTATTTTATGATATTAGATTATCAGGAAATAATACACAATCATGTGCCGATTGCCATATTACGGAGTTCGGTTATTCTGACTCAGCCAGATTTAGTTTAGGTATAGATGGATTAAAAGGCAAAAGGAATGCAATGGCTGTGATTAATGTAGGTTACAACATTGCATCTTTCTGGGATGGACGTGCAAAAACTTTGGAAGAACAGGCACTGATGCCTGTAACAGATCCGCTGGAGATGCATGCGAATTGGCCTGATGTATTGGTAAAACTGAATGCGGATCAGGAATATCGTGACATGTTTAAAGTGGCGTTTAAAGTAGACGTTATTGACTCTTTAGATGTAGCTAAAGCAATTGCTCAATTTGAGCGTACCATGATCTCGGGAAATTCCAGATTCGATAAATACGTAAATGGAGCATTGTTACTAGAGCCAAATGAATTAAGAGGCTTTCAGGTTTTTGCAACTGAACGTGGAGATTGTTTCCATTGTCATGGAACCAGTTTACTTATGGGGTTTGCGTTTGAAAATAATGGATTACAGCAAACAATGGAAGATATTGGATATGGAAAAGTGACTGGTCTATCTACTGATGAAGGGAAGTTTAGACCACCAACTTTAAGAAACATTGCCTTGACCGCGCCATATATGCATGATAGTAGGTTTACTACGCTGGAAGAAGTAGTTGAATTTTACAATTCAGGAGTAAATCAAAGCTCTCCAAATATTTCGCCTTTAATGTTAAAGGCAAATCGACCAAATGGCAGTTTGAATTTGACCGCACAGGAAAAAGCAGATTTGGTGGCATTCTTAAAAACACTCACGGATGAAGACTTTATAAATAATAAAAGTTTTCAGGATCCGAATAAATAG